A window of the Acidimicrobiales bacterium genome harbors these coding sequences:
- a CDS encoding saccharopine dehydrogenase NADP-binding domain-containing protein encodes MAKDDATPVPVTRDDDRRLDLIVFGATSFVGQILCRVLVERHGVGGPESDPDQLQWAIAGRSAKKLAEVAEATGASVERIVADATSPTDMAALAASAHVVVSTVGPYALYGSELVAACAAAGTDYCDLTGEPQWMRRMIDAHQATAEASGARIVHSCGFDSIPSDLGVAVLQAEAEERFGAPCTTVAMRVKHMAGGASGGTIASLMNVVEETSHDPELRKLMANPYALAPEGMRDGVEQPNVITPVHDDASGQWVAPFVMAGINTRVVHRSHALQGRPWGDDFRYDEAMLMGDGPIGMAKAVAVSGGLASLFALTAIGPVRQLLNDRVLPKPGEGPSLEQQEAGSFDLRFFGETAAGEQLQISVTGDRDPGYGATARMLAEVAFCLVEDDEDDAGGGFWTPSTAIGERLVERLEDHAGMSFTTVV; translated from the coding sequence ATGGCGAAGGATGATGCCACGCCGGTGCCCGTGACCCGAGACGACGATCGGCGCCTCGACCTGATCGTGTTCGGCGCCACCAGCTTCGTCGGACAGATCCTGTGCCGGGTGCTGGTCGAGCGACACGGCGTCGGCGGACCCGAGTCCGATCCCGATCAGCTCCAGTGGGCCATCGCTGGGCGCAGTGCGAAGAAGCTGGCCGAGGTGGCCGAGGCGACTGGCGCGTCGGTCGAACGCATCGTGGCCGACGCCACGAGTCCCACTGACATGGCGGCACTCGCCGCATCGGCGCACGTGGTGGTGTCGACCGTCGGGCCCTATGCGTTGTACGGCTCGGAGCTGGTGGCGGCGTGTGCGGCGGCCGGTACCGACTATTGCGATCTCACCGGCGAGCCGCAGTGGATGCGTCGCATGATCGACGCACACCAGGCGACGGCCGAGGCCAGCGGTGCCCGCATCGTCCATTCGTGCGGGTTCGACTCGATCCCCTCCGATCTCGGCGTTGCGGTCCTCCAGGCCGAGGCTGAGGAGCGCTTCGGTGCGCCGTGCACGACGGTGGCGATGCGCGTGAAGCACATGGCGGGCGGAGCGAGTGGCGGCACCATCGCCAGTCTGATGAACGTGGTCGAGGAGACCTCCCACGATCCCGAGCTCCGCAAGCTGATGGCCAATCCCTATGCGCTGGCGCCCGAGGGAATGCGCGACGGTGTCGAACAGCCGAACGTGATCACGCCGGTGCACGACGATGCGTCCGGGCAGTGGGTGGCCCCCTTCGTGATGGCGGGCATCAACACCCGGGTCGTCCACCGGAGCCATGCCTTGCAAGGGCGCCCCTGGGGTGACGACTTCCGCTACGACGAGGCCATGTTGATGGGCGACGGTCCGATCGGCATGGCCAAGGCGGTGGCCGTCTCGGGCGGACTCGCCAGCCTGTTCGCTCTCACTGCGATCGGTCCCGTCCGACAGCTGCTGAACGATCGGGTGCTGCCGAAGCCGGGCGAAGGACCGAGCCTCGAGCAACAGGAAGCTGGCTCATTCGACCTTCGGTTCTTCGGCGAGACCGCAGCTGGCGAGCAGCTCCAGATCTCTGTCACCGGTGACCGAGATCCGGGCTACGGCGCCACGGCGCGGATGCTGGCCGAGGTCGCGTTCTGCCTGGTCGAAGACGACGAGGACGACGCCGGTGGCGGCTTCTGGACACCGTCGACCGCGATTGGGGAACGGCTCGTCGAGCGACTCGAGGACCACGCCGGAATGTCGTTCACCACCGTCGTGTGA
- a CDS encoding aminotransferase class III-fold pyridoxal phosphate-dependent enzyme, translating into MTEGSSHIFTRATDRPLAVHATGRTVLASDGKHYLDGAGGAIANSIGHGHPAVVAAMAEQAASVDYVHATQFGSLALERYTDAVAPLVPIDDVRIFPVSGGSEANETAFKLARAYHLARGEDRHLIAARHGAYHGNTRGVLDASDRPALSSGYEPWIGQTVRVPMANPYRDTRSGAEIVAETEDTLRSVGIESVAAFIAEPVSGATLGAMVPPDDYWPALADMCRRHGILLIADEVMTGFGRTGKWFACEHWGVRPDIITAGKGASSGYWPLGLCMASGEIFDTVERAANFVHGFTWSHHPIGAAVANAVLGVLKQEYLVDTAGPKGEHLRSLLTNRLGDHPNVGDIRGLGLLCAVEFVADRATKAPFDQPGTAQRVTDACFDHALTVYPCGSAVDGAIGDAVLIGPPLSVTTDELTEMADRLAAGVADALPIV; encoded by the coding sequence ATGACCGAAGGATCGAGCCACATCTTCACCCGGGCGACGGATCGGCCCCTGGCCGTTCACGCCACCGGGCGCACCGTTCTGGCCAGCGACGGCAAGCACTACCTCGACGGAGCGGGCGGGGCGATCGCGAACTCGATCGGTCACGGCCACCCCGCCGTCGTCGCGGCGATGGCGGAACAGGCGGCCTCGGTCGACTACGTCCACGCCACCCAGTTCGGGTCGCTGGCCCTCGAGCGCTACACCGATGCGGTCGCTCCGCTCGTGCCGATTGACGACGTCAGGATCTTTCCGGTGAGCGGCGGCAGTGAGGCCAACGAGACGGCGTTCAAACTGGCTCGCGCCTACCACCTTGCCCGCGGCGAGGACCGCCACCTCATCGCTGCCCGCCACGGCGCGTATCACGGCAACACCCGAGGCGTCCTCGATGCCTCGGACCGACCGGCATTGAGCAGTGGCTACGAACCGTGGATCGGCCAGACCGTCCGGGTCCCGATGGCCAACCCCTATCGAGACACACGGTCGGGAGCGGAGATCGTCGCCGAGACCGAGGACACGCTGAGGTCCGTCGGGATCGAGTCGGTCGCCGCCTTCATCGCCGAGCCAGTGAGCGGCGCAACGCTCGGCGCGATGGTGCCTCCCGACGACTACTGGCCCGCTCTCGCCGACATGTGCCGCCGCCACGGCATCCTCCTCATCGCCGACGAGGTGATGACCGGCTTCGGTCGCACCGGCAAGTGGTTCGCCTGCGAGCACTGGGGGGTGCGTCCCGACATCATCACCGCGGGCAAGGGCGCGTCGAGCGGCTATTGGCCACTCGGGCTGTGCATGGCCTCCGGCGAGATCTTCGACACCGTCGAACGAGCGGCCAACTTCGTCCATGGCTTCACCTGGTCACATCATCCGATCGGCGCCGCTGTCGCCAACGCCGTCCTCGGCGTGCTCAAGCAGGAGTACCTCGTCGACACCGCCGGCCCGAAGGGCGAGCATCTCCGCTCACTGCTGACCAACCGGCTCGGCGATCACCCGAACGTGGGTGACATCCGCGGCCTCGGTCTGTTGTGCGCGGTCGAGTTCGTCGCCGATCGGGCAACAAAGGCGCCGTTCGACCAGCCCGGTACGGCACAACGGGTCACCGACGCCTGCTTCGACCATGCCCTCACGGTCTACCCCTGCGGCTCGGCGGTTGACGGCGCAATTGGCGACGCCGTATTGATCGGACCACCCCTGTCGGTCACCACCGACGAACTCACCGAGATGGCCGACCGCCTGGCCGCCGGGGTGGCCGACGCGCTCCCGATCGTCTGA